One region of Eupeodes corollae chromosome 1, idEupCoro1.1, whole genome shotgun sequence genomic DNA includes:
- the LOC129939842 gene encoding uncharacterized transmembrane protein DDB_G0289901-like — protein MRAFLTLCLISIAASEKLGYSYSPSGVLGGGGAIGGVYSSGSGYGGSVSSGSLNSGAGPISYGNGGGVVSAGLSSGGAIGSASYGNGGAVSSGGHSIGSGSYSNGGAIISGGLSSAGGIGSGSGSYSNGGLSSAGGISSGSYSNGGLSSAGGISSGSYNNGGISTAGGIGSGSYSNGGLSSAGGIGSGSYSNGGLSSAGSVGSGSYSNGGVSSAGGIGSGSYSNGGLSSAGSVGSGSYSNGGVSSAGSVGSGSYSNGGSYYAPSQVVTELNKEYYFHTAPEEPLDIGQNSQNAQSILKKNLRVVFIKAPENNGLANAALQVAKQATEDQTAIYVLTKQADVSDITQQLQHISEVHSKKPEVHFVKYRTQEDALNAQRTIQAQYDALGGSSKTSNEGVAPVLNYASSAPVSNYQSSSNQPSGSYSAPSQASGSYSSGGSVSASAPSSSFSAPSSSFSATSSGTGSFAAPSSTASFSAPSGTGSYSAAPSNSYLAPKSSYLPPVAL, from the exons atgcgtgcttttttG ACTCTTTGTCTTATCTCCATTGCGGCTTCGGAAAAACTGGGATATAGTTACAGTCCCAGTGGTGTACTTGGAGGAGGAGGTGCTATTGGAGGCGTATATAGCAGCGGCAGTGGATATGGAGGTTCAGTTAGCAGTGGAAGTCTGAACTCTGGTGCAGGTCCCATTTCTTACGGAAATGGTGGTGGAGTAGTTAGTGCAGGACTTAGCTCTGGTGGTGCAATTGGTTCCGCTTCATATGGCAATGGTGGTGCAGTGAGCAGTGGAGGCCATAGCATCGGGTCTGGCTCTTACAGCAACGGTGGTGCAATTATCAGTGGTGGACTTAGTTCTGCTGGAGGTATCGGTTCCGGCTCCGGCTCCTACAGCAATGGAGGACTCAGCTCTGCCGGTGGTATCAGTTCTGGTTCCTACAGCAATGGAGGACTCAGCTCTGCCGGTGGTATCAGTTCTGGTTCCTACAACAATGGAGGAATTAGCACAGCTGGTGGTATCGGTTCTGGCTCGTACAGCAATGGAGGACTAAGCTCTGCAGGTGGTATCGGTTCTGGTTCCTACAGCAATGGTGGACTCAGCTCTGCTGGTAGTGTCGGTTCTGGTTCTTACAGCAATGGTGGAGTCAGTTCTGCAGGTGGTATCGGTTCTGGTTCCTACAGCAATGGTGGACTCAGCTCTGCTGGTAGTGTCGGTTCTGGTTCTTACAGCAATGGTGGAGTCAGCTCTGCTGGTAGTGTCGGTTCTGGTTCTTACAGCAATGGAGGCAGTTATTATGCTCCATCTCAAGTTGTTACCGAACTTAACAAAGAATACTATTTCCACACTGCTCCCGAAGAACCCCTAGACATCGGCCAGAACAGCCAGAATGCACagtcaattttgaagaagaatcTACGTGTTGTCTTTATTAAGGCCCCAGAAAACAATGGATTAGCCAATGCAGCTTTGCAGGTTGCCAAACAAGCCACAGAAGACCAAACCGCTATTTATGTTTTGACCAAACAAGCTGATGTGTCTGATATCACTCAACAATTGCAACACATCTCTGAAGTCCATTCGAAGAAACCTGAGGTCCACTTCGTCAAGTACAGGACACAAGAAGATGCTCTCAATGCTCAACGTACAATTCAAGCTCAATACGATGCTCTTGGCGGTAGTTCAAAGACCTCCAACGAAGGTGTGGCTCCAGTCTTGAATTATGCTTCAAGTGCTCCAGTTTCAAACTACCAAAGCTCTTCAAACCAACCTTCTGGAAGCTATTCAGCTCCTTCCCAAGCATCTGGTAGCTATTCATCCGGAGGAAGTGTGTCAGCTTCTGCGCCATCAAGCTCATTCTCAGCCCCATCAAGCTCATTCTCAGCAACATCAAGCGGAACCGGATCCTTTGCAGCTCCATCAAGCACTGCATCGTTTTCAGCACCATCAGGTACTGGATCTTATTCAGCAGCACCATCAAATTCATACCTAGCACCAAAGAGTTCTTACTTGCCTCCAGTGGCACTTTAA